TTAAGTGAGGAACCTCTACCTTTAGTCGTTGCAGTTCTTGAAACGCTGAACGAGCTTGGGTATGTAGAGTTCAGAGATGGTGTATTTTTGACAGAAAAGGGCAGAAAATTTGCTGATGAGTATGGTATTGGCAAAAGAGAAGACTACACATGTCCTCACTGCGAAGGAAAAACCGTAGATATTAAGGCTTTTGGTGACCTCCTTGAGCAGTTCAAAGAGATAGTTAAAGATAGACCACAGCCAAAGCATGAATTTGATCAAGCCTACGTAACTCCAGAGACTACGGTGGCAAGAATAATCCTCATGCACACAAGAGGAGACCTGGAGAACAAAGAAGTCTTCGTTCTTGGCGATGATGACTTGACGAGCATTGCTTTAATGCTTTCGGGCTTGCCAAAGAGAATAGCTGTTTTGGACATTGATGAGAGGCTTATCAAGTTCATTGAAAAAACTGCGGATGAACTCGGCTACACCAACATTGAGATTTTCACATTCGACTTAAGAAAGCCTCTACCAGATTATGCACTTAGAAAGTTTGATACCTTCATAACAGATCCACCAGAGACCGTTGATGCCATAAGAGCCTTTGTCGGAAGGGGAATTGCTACACTCAAAGGCCCAGGCTGTGCTGGCTACTTTGGAATAACGAGAAGGGAAAGCTCACTGAACAAGTGGAGAGAGATTCAAAAGCTCCTCTTAAATGAGTTCAACGTTGTCATAACTGATATAATCAGGAACTTCAATGAATATGTAAACTGGGGTTATGAAGAGGAGACAAGGGCTTGGAAATTGCTTCCAATGAAAGTTAAGCCAAGGTACAACTGGTACAAGAGCTATATGTTCAGAATTCAGACTCTTGAAGGCTCAAAGGGTTATGAAGAGGAAATAAAGGATGAAGACATCTACAACGACGAGGAAGCCTCAACTACTTGAACTTCTTATTGCTTTTTCTTTGCTTTACACACATTAACTCTTCTTAGGCAATTGCCGAAACATTTATAATTACAGAAAGAGAAAAATATACCATGCTTGAGAAGGAAAAGGAAGCTCTGGCTAAGAGAATTGCAGGGGAGATTACACTTTCTTCAGACCCTGGAAAAACCATGCGCAAGTGGAGAGAGATTTTTGGGATTAGTCAAACGGAATTGGCTGAGTATTTAGGGGTTTCCTCTTCGGTAATTAGCGATTATGAAGGTGGCAGAAGAAAAAGCCCCGGTGCTTCGACAATAAGAAAGTTTGTTGAAGCTCTGCTTGAAATTGATGAGAGAAGGGGAGGGAACGTAATTAAGGCTTTCAGCAAGACCCTTGGAAGCGAGTTCCCAACCAGTGCAATCCTTGACATTAGGGAATTTGCCCTTCCCGTAACTGTACGGGACATAGTCCATGCCGTTAAAGGAGACGTTGCTGCCAACATTGATCTGCTTGATAGACCAATTTATGGATATACCGTTGTGGACAGCATTCAGGCAATCCTCGAAATGAGCAGCGAGGAATTCCTCAAGCTCTATGGATGGACTACAGAGAGGGCTTTAGTTTTCACAAAGGTGACAACCGGGAGGAGTCCTATGATTGCTATCAGAGTCCAAGGACTGAAGCCAGCCGTTGTAGTGCTGCATGGAGTTAAGAAACTCGATGAGCTGGCAGTTAAAATAGCCGAAAAGGAGAGGGTCCCATTAGTGGTCTCAAAAGTTGAAACCGAAAGTGAGCTTATAATGAATCTCAGAAAGCTTGTGGAAAAGAGAGAAAAAGAGCTCTGAATCAGAAAGGTAACTCCTTCATTCTCCATATATTTTGGTTAGCCAGTTTTTCTAATCTGTTCTTCATATGAAGCAGAACTTCGCTGAGTATTTTCCCGTTGTCATAATTGTTCACAATTGCCTTAAGCTCCTCTTTTGGTTTTTTCTTTAGCTCTTTTGCAATTTCAATCATTCTTGGATACGCTCTTATTATGTTGTCTACAACTGTGATATCTGCCATTCTGGCACTCCTTGAGAGGGGATTGAGGTCAATTGTAATGACAAACTTACCCATTGCAACCAATGCCTCAGTTCTGTCACCATCTTCCAATGGCACAACAACTACGTCAGCTTTCCATATGCCTCTCTCATCAACTTTTCCCCTCTCGCTTTCAAGATTTGGGATCCTCTTAGTTGGATTTATGCCCAAAAGCTCAACATCTGGGTCAATTTCCCTCAACGCTTCTGCTATCGCTTTAACCCTTTCTTCCGTGCGGTAGAAGAGGTTTATTTCAATCTTTGCGTTAAGGAGTTTTGCCAGTTCAATGGTCTCTTTAGGGACCAATGCCGCAACATTGCCGTTCACAGAAAGGACAGGATGTTCAGCGAGCAAAAGCTTAGCAACAGCTGCCCTCATAGCTCTTTCTGCTGGCTCAATTGTTTTTTCCCCAATTAAATAGTCAAAAGCCTCTCCCCTGCCATGGGCTATTAGTCCAGCTGTTGCCAGAATTCCGTTCTCTAAGGCTTCTTCAAGTTTATGCCTATAGTATAGGCTCCAATATCGGGGATGAGATTTAGGCACTTTGAATTCAGCCATTTTTCTGCCTCCTTCTTATTAGTAATGTTCCTACAAAGAGCATCAAGAACGAAGCGGGCCCACATATTCCACCTTTTTCGGATGTCGTTGTTATTGGGGAAGATGACGTAGTGGGGGCTGAAGAAGGAGTGGTGGTTGTCGTGGTAGCCGTCGTGGTTTCTGTCTTTGTGATAGTAACAGTAGTTGTTGCGGATGAAGAAGTCGTGGTTGTTTTTGTTGGAACTGGTGTAGTTGTAGTTGTCGTCATGATTGTTGTAGTTGTTGTGGTAGTAGTTAGACTTGGTATTCCCTTCTTTGGTTTTGTTCCAAAAGTGAAGAACCATGCATCACCGGCATGAGGTGAGTTGAGTATTCCTTCAACCTGCATCACTTTAACAGAGCGAGGTTGTGAAGCAAGTGCAACTTTAGTAACTTTCGGCGCATAATTACTCCAGGAAATCTTAAGTGTCCCGTAGAGTGTCTTTTTAGTAACCTCTGATACGTTTGGGATCACAAATTCCCAAGAGGAACTCTCAGTGTACCCAGCGACATAGATGACGGAGTCTTGCATGAGTGCACTTGTTATAAGGTCAGAACCAGCCCCAATGAACTTTCCAAACCACAATAATTTATCATCTCTTGTGAATTTTGCAATAAATGTGTCTTTATTTCTTGTCTCAAAATTCCCCGTATTTCCAACTAATATAAGCTCCGTGTTGTTTGGAATCACTGAGACTATCTTATCTTGATAACCAAGCCCAAAATTCATTGCATTTATTAGAGATCCGTCAGGAGAAACTTTGAGTAGAAATCCATCCCCAAATGCTAAGCTTTCACCTGTTGATCCACTTACATACAAGAGACCATCAAAAACTATATCTCCCACATCCTCCCTTTCATCCGTTGTCCATATTTTTGCCCATTCCAACTCTCCCTCTTTGCTGAGTTTTATAACAAAGACATCATTATCGTCCGTGCCAGCAACGTATACAGCATCTAAAGACACAGTTACAGCTTTTGCTTCGGTATTTCCTGTTCCAAACTGAACAAACCAAACAATATCCCCTCCAGGAGTTAGCTTTGCAACAAAACCCTCTTTGGTCTTTCCTGTTGGCTTTGTGTAACCCACTACATACAGATATTTATTGTCAAACGTAATATCATTTGCCTCATCATTGAAGCTCCTGCCAAATGTTTTGAAGTACTCTAAATCACCATCTGTGTCCAATTTTGCAATAAAAGCATCTGAATTTTCAAATGCCGTTGACCCCACTTGTCCAACTAAGTAAATGTTTTCTTCCCAGAGTATCGCCTTCTTGATCCAGAGCCTTTCTGAACTTTCTATTATTTTCTGGAACTCAAACTTGTCCCCTGTCATTTTCACAACAAAACCTACCCTATTTGAACCAAAACTGTCGCTTGAACCTATCATGAAAACGCTATCATTGTAAGGAATAAACGCTACCCCAATGTCATAAGCTGACCCGCCCCAAGTTAAGTAGTGGATTTCTTGAGCCAGCGAAAATGGCAACAACACTAATGCAACAAACAGCACAATAATTCGCTTCATGAACATCACCAAAAATAGTTGAGTTCAAGATTTAATAGGATTTTGTTACCATTCCCTCCTTCTGTCCCCAAAGAAAAATTTCATAAAACCAGAGAACTCTTCTCCCCTGAAGTCTTCATAAAGTTGGTTTGTCTCTTCGGGAGTCAGCCACTCAATATCATCAGGTATTCCCTCAGTAAAAAGGTATTCAATTTCATCCCCTTTTCTCGCAATATTAAGCGTGTAGATTTTCTTTCCAAGCTCCTGAGCTATCTTGATTTCATTTACAACTAAAGATGTAAATTTGCCGATTATTGCAACTGCAACAAAAAATTCTGCGTCTTTTATCATGTGACTTGTTCCTCTAAGCCCATAGTCTGAAGGCAGAACAATATTATTTGAACCAAGCTTTTCTTCAAGAATTTTAAGGATGACTTTTTCTGTCTGAGTATGATAAATTATGGTGGGCTCGCTTAGATAAATCAAAGGTCCGAATTTTTCCTTTTTCTTTCTTTTCAGAAATCCGAACATAAAATCACCTCAGGTGGGGATAAAACGTCGTCATAGCTCTCTAAGGCTCGGCTGGGATGACACTCATCATCGGTTATAGTTGAGCTTGATATTTGCTCTGTGGAGTACTTTATGAGAACGCTTAATAATTTTTTGTTTTTCCATTCTATACTTCACAATACAAACTAATTCATCCAAGCCACCAAAAGCTTGATGTATGAAAAAAGCATCATAGGTTGTGGTGGTGATTATGAAGGTCAAACTGCCCGCCCCCA
Above is a genomic segment from Thermococcus sp. SY098 containing:
- a CDS encoding helix-turn-helix domain-containing protein, with the translated sequence MLEKEKEALAKRIAGEITLSSDPGKTMRKWREIFGISQTELAEYLGVSSSVISDYEGGRRKSPGASTIRKFVEALLEIDERRGGNVIKAFSKTLGSEFPTSAILDIREFALPVTVRDIVHAVKGDVAANIDLLDRPIYGYTVVDSIQAILEMSSEEFLKLYGWTTERALVFTKVTTGRSPMIAIRVQGLKPAVVVLHGVKKLDELAVKIAEKERVPLVVSKVETESELIMNLRKLVEKREKEL
- the bpsA gene encoding N(4)-bis(aminopropyl)spermidine synthase, giving the protein MREIIAKVKEKTNIPVYERTIENVVSAVQASSDIWRIVDLSEEPLPLVVAVLETLNELGYVEFRDGVFLTEKGRKFADEYGIGKREDYTCPHCEGKTVDIKAFGDLLEQFKEIVKDRPQPKHEFDQAYVTPETTVARIILMHTRGDLENKEVFVLGDDDLTSIALMLSGLPKRIAVLDIDERLIKFIEKTADELGYTNIEIFTFDLRKPLPDYALRKFDTFITDPPETVDAIRAFVGRGIATLKGPGCAGYFGITRRESSLNKWREIQKLLLNEFNVVITDIIRNFNEYVNWGYEEETRAWKLLPMKVKPRYNWYKSYMFRIQTLEGSKGYEEEIKDEDIYNDEEASTT
- a CDS encoding 4-phosphopantoate--beta-alanine ligase, giving the protein MAEFKVPKSHPRYWSLYYRHKLEEALENGILATAGLIAHGRGEAFDYLIGEKTIEPAERAMRAAVAKLLLAEHPVLSVNGNVAALVPKETIELAKLLNAKIEINLFYRTEERVKAIAEALREIDPDVELLGINPTKRIPNLESERGKVDERGIWKADVVVVPLEDGDRTEALVAMGKFVITIDLNPLSRSARMADITVVDNIIRAYPRMIEIAKELKKKPKEELKAIVNNYDNGKILSEVLLHMKNRLEKLANQNIWRMKELPF
- a CDS encoding CGP-CTERM sorting domain-containing protein encodes the protein MKRIIVLFVALVLLPFSLAQEIHYLTWGGSAYDIGVAFIPYNDSVFMIGSSDSFGSNRVGFVVKMTGDKFEFQKIIESSERLWIKKAILWEENIYLVGQVGSTAFENSDAFIAKLDTDGDLEYFKTFGRSFNDEANDITFDNKYLYVVGYTKPTGKTKEGFVAKLTPGGDIVWFVQFGTGNTEAKAVTVSLDAVYVAGTDDNDVFVIKLSKEGELEWAKIWTTDEREDVGDIVFDGLLYVSGSTGESLAFGDGFLLKVSPDGSLINAMNFGLGYQDKIVSVIPNNTELILVGNTGNFETRNKDTFIAKFTRDDKLLWFGKFIGAGSDLITSALMQDSVIYVAGYTESSSWEFVIPNVSEVTKKTLYGTLKISWSNYAPKVTKVALASQPRSVKVMQVEGILNSPHAGDAWFFTFGTKPKKGIPSLTTTTTTTTIMTTTTTTPVPTKTTTTSSSATTTVTITKTETTTATTTTTTPSSAPTTSSSPITTTSEKGGICGPASFLMLFVGTLLIRRRQKNG